The following is a genomic window from Opitutaceae bacterium.
CAAAACGGATCTCGAAGATCGCCTCCACGATCGGGCACGGAGTAATCCTCGCGGGAAGACGCTGAGGCGTTGGGATTCTGTAGTCAGAGGAAATCACGGGAGCGGAAATCCAAGGAAAGGCTGCATGCCTGAGGCTCCGATTGCAGAGACTCGAGTTTCATCGGCAACCCTCCCGCTTGACGATGCCGGAAGGCTCGCGCTTTTCGCTGTGATGCAGTAGCCAAGGTTGTATATAGTGGCATCGTGGTCTGTGCATGGTTGAAGACGTGCAAGCTTCATTTCATCTTACAGCTCATGAGTGCGGTGTCGAGAGTCTGAATACTGTTGCCGAGCCATCGGGATGGCTTCCTTCAACACTGGCGAGGGAGGGAAAGTGATCCTGCAAAGGCCTCAGCTTTTCAGCCTGCGTTCACGTTGTCAGCAAGAGCCTCATGAATGTGAATTCAGCGGTGGTGGAGCCATTGAAGATGAGGGCTATGCGGCCCCTTGCAGTCTCACACTACGAATTCCTTACACCCCGGCACGTTGGGTACTTGGAGCATCCCCAGAATGAATGGCCGACATTCGATCCGCGCCTGGCCGTGCGTTTGACCATGCCTGCCCCGCAGTTGGGACACAGCACCTCGTCAGGGCTCGGTGAAATATCTGAATCAGCTAGGGACGATTCTGTCTCTGCTCCAGCTACAGGTTTGGGCGGTGCTTGCACCGATCGCACCAAAGGCAGGATGACAAGCATCTCGGCTGGTGAAGGATTGCTTCGGGGCATGAACGATCAGGTCAAATCGGGATTCTCGCGGACAAACGCCAGCAGATCCTGGCCGCTGATCTTCCATTTTGTGCGGGAGAACTGCCGGCCCTTGAGCGCGCCGCTTTCCAGCCAGCCCAGGACTTTCCTGGGAGCGACGCGAAGGCGTTTCGCCGCTTCGACATGAGTCATGCACGGCATCGATTTGAACTCGGCAGCCAGCCTGCGCTTTTCCTGTTTTGGAGTTTCAGCGGGCGGGGGCGCGCAGTGTGGAGCCATCGTCACATTCTCAATTCAACTCGATCATTGTTTCCCGCCAGCGTTTTTGCATCGATCCGTTCACCTGTCTGAAGGACCTGCTCACGCGCCTGCCCCGGATGACCAATCAGGACGATCTGGCCGCGCTCACCCGGCTCGCTGGAAAGCGGCTGTCTGACGCCGCGCTGCCCGCCGAAGGTCGGCGACTTTCCATCTCATTCCGGTCGGTCAAGGTCAATCCGAGTGAACGATCGTCGGATGCTTACGATTTTTCTCAGTCGGTATGATTCGGACATGGATGACACGGAACAACTGTCTTTGCGGAACGAGGCAATCCTAGGCCTCGTTGGCCAGGGCAATCGCACGATCAATTAACTCGTCGCTGACATAGGCTCCCGCCCCGCGAAGCCTATCCAGCGCCGGGCGCGCCAATGGGATCAAGCCACGCTCCTTTGCCTTGACGATGACACGCAGCGATCCGAGGACGGGAACGCCGTGGAGCGTCGCCATCCGGCGGGCTGCTCGATCGTCAAGCACAGCCAGAAATCCGGGATGGGCCAACGCCCACGAAATCACCTCCGCCTCACCGGGCCCTCCATTCCACAACGCAAGCGCAGCATGCAGCGGAGGAGCTGGCCGAACAAAGTCTCTGCCGAGGCCCGCAAGCCAAGCCCTACCAGCATCGGCGAGGCGTCCCTGCTGCACTTCGGCAACCACGCCAGCGGGAATCACCAATTCATCTCACAGCAGCGGCAGCAGATGAATGATGTCCGCTTTACCGAGCAGGATGACGGGGGAGGCGTTGACAACCCATAGGTCAGCCATGCCGGAAATCCTCGTCCAAATCAGCCACCGTCATTTGGACAGACGAAACCCGATGGGTGCTCAACAGGTCGAAAAACTCACCGCGCGTGACTCCAAGCAGGGCAGCTGCCTGTCCTTGCGAAAGGCGGCCCTCCTCGAACCAGCGCAAGACCGCAGCCTCCCGCAATTCCTGTGGCAGCTGTTCCGGTCGAACACGAAGCACCTGCATGGCCTCTTCCGGGAGTTCGACTGTAACTTGCCGCGTCATGGCGGAAAACTAGTTTGCATTAGCTTTCGGTCAAACGAATTGGCCGAAGCTGCCGGCTCACCGTCAAATCCGCAGCAGAGTTCGAATCTCAGAGGGATCGGCAAATCGATGCGCGGAGCCGCAAGCCTGTTGGCGATCTAACCATGCAATGCGTCTCCTCTTGTCGGTTACTTGGATCGTCACCTTGAGAAACGCTTGGAGCGCTCTTTCTTCATCTCCAGTCAGGAGTCGGTGAACTGGGCTATCGATGCGAACCAATCGGAAACCGTGCGTAATTTTTCGAACGTGCGCCGCCCGACCGCGTAGATCATCTTGTCATTGGAAAAACCATGGAGACAACCTGGGAACCACAGGCTCGTCAGTTGCCGTTAAGTCCGAATTTGCGACTGAGGAGCTTTTCCTTCCAGCGACTTTCCAGCGTCAAAAGTTCCTCGGTGCTTACGGACGACGCAGAAACTTCAAGCACACTGACTTGGTAGTCGGTAACTGATTTCCTCTTCATGCGGCGATTGCCGCCGTGTCCGGATGAAACATAGTTCTCCCATCGTCCCCAGAACCCCCGCTCCCCGCCCGCCGATCCGACATAGCATCGACCGGTGGTTGGGCAGGTGAGGAGATAGATTCCGCAGACGGAAGAAAGCGCTTCACGCCATGCGACGGGGACCGTTGCGAGTCGGCTGAGATGCTCACGGAAGTCGAGAAACCCAGGGAAAGGAGGATCACTGATGGAGCGCCGGATCTCGACGATGGTCTTGTCCTTGGAGTCTGCCCGCTGGACCCACGCTCGGAAGCCCGGACCCCAATCAATCACGATTCTTCCATTGTAGGCCGCAAGGCTGTCGCAGAGCACCAGGTCATAGTAGTTGAAGCCTCCAACCTTTCTGCCGGAAACCGGATCGATGAGCCCCTTGGGTGCACGGCCGACGCCCTTGATTTCGTATAGTCCAGCAAACAGGTCTCATCAGGTGGTGTGCCTGGGAAGGCAGCGAGGTATCGTGCGATCGAAGATGCCGTCCCGAATTTGCGTCCGTTGATACAGTTCAAAGCGCCCGTCGCCCGCGCGCCAGAGTTGGTACGGAGTCGGGCGACCCGGATACCGGGTATCCTGATGGCGGGCGAGTTTTACGTCAGACGGATCTATCTGTGCCGAGCGAAGCAGGGAGTTGAACGTGATCATATTTGAAAAGTGCACACGGAACTTTCGCAGAGAACGAACTGGCGCGGGTCCGACTATTCCGTTTGGACAAACCCGCCGCGATGAAGGCTATGTTCCCAATCGGACGTCACGGGAGTTCAGGCAAGTCGTAGGCTGAGCCAATATTCCACCACACGGATATATCGGCCGCTTTGTGGTTCTGGATAGTCAACTCGCCTGGAACAAACTCGTTGTCCGGCATTTCTCCCCGTGAGCGCAATCACTTCATCCGTTCCCACGGGCTCGTCCCGTGCCGGCACGTCGGGCGAATCGCCAGACCGTCCGGTGCATGATCCACACTCCTCTGCCAGAATAGCGCCGTGCAGGACTACGGATGTGGGGTAATGGCAACGATCGTGAGAACCGCCACCCGCTTCCCGCCCGAAAGCTCATCCGGGCCGTAGTGGAAAAAGACCCGATAGGCGCCGGGCGTCTTGTCTTGGGCGTAGGCTTCCCACAAGCGCTCGCCGTTCACCCCGACCAACGATCGGTATTCGTGGGTGTTCAAGCCGGGATGCCGCGCATTCGTTTCGAGGAAACCGAGCGTCTTCAGGACTTGCTTGTGCAGACCACGTTTCGCCGGGTCGGAAGCAAGCGCGTGCAACTGACCGGCGGCCTCATCCGTAAATCGCAACTGACGTTGCACAAGATTCAGACCTCGTCAGCGTGTGCGGCAAATGAGCCGAGGTGCTTGATCCGGCCCGCGGCGGAGTCCGCCAGGCCGCGCTTCACCGAAGCCAGCGCCTCCTTGTTCTCGAAGAGCCATGTTTCGTGGACGGGCACGGCCTTCACAGGATCGAGCACGATCTGGCCGAGGCGATTGCAGTAAATGTTGTAGGCTACGCCGGGCTGTCCAATGGCCTGGCCCAGCGACAGACGCTTCTTGGCATCGGGTTTCTGGATTTCGGTCACCAGCCGGAAATGGGAGTCTTTGATCACGCTTTCCATATCCAGAATACTGTGGACATCCCACCCGGCATCAAGTGGGAAATCCCCACCCTCTTCCAGCTCCATATCAATCACTCATTTTCTCTTTGGGTGAGCGATGATGCTGACAAGCGCCGTGCAGGGCAGACTTTTCCAAACCTCGAACGTTGAATCAAAAGCGAGCCATATAGGGTCAGTCCTTACTCCAAGACCCAGTTGAGAGAAAGAATGCTGAAATGAAGCATTGTGCAGCAACTGCCTCCTTGCCCGCAGACTGCGGACTCTCGCTCGCATCTCCATCACCAAGTGACACCGATTTCCATGGTCGGCCAACCATGGTCATGGCACCAGCGCTTCTTCGCAGCACAGGTCCAACGCTGTTTCCTTCCGCTTCTCCGATCGCATACTCGCGCAATCGACCACGTGACAGACCCCGCCAACACTTCCTCTCTTTTAGCTCTCTTCAACGTTTTATGTCATAAGTAAGGACTGCCCCTTTTATTGGCTACTTGAAGTTACCCGTTTGATCCGATGATAGGTGACAAACCTCTCCGGTTGGCGAAGT
Proteins encoded in this region:
- a CDS encoding DUF3368 domain-containing protein, giving the protein MATLHGVPVLGSLRVIVKAKERGLIPLARPALDRLRGAGAYVSDELIDRAIALANEA
- a CDS encoding helix-turn-helix domain-containing protein, which encodes MTHVEAAKRLRVAPRKVLGWLESGALKGRQFSRTKWKISGQDLLAFVRENPDLT
- a CDS encoding UPF0175 family protein is translated as MTRQVTVELPEEAMQVLRVRPEQLPQELREAAVLRWFEEGRLSQGQAAALLGVTRGEFFDLLSTHRVSSVQMTVADLDEDFRHG
- a CDS encoding topoisomerase DNA-binding C4 zinc finger domain-containing protein; this translates as MPRSNPSPAEMLVILPLVRSVQAPPKPVAGAETESSLADSDISPSPDEVLCPNCGAGMVKRTARRGSNVGHSFWGCSKYPTCRGVRNS
- a CDS encoding transposase domain-containing protein, which codes for MEFQRAGARSVEPSSHSQFNSIIVSRQRFCIDPFTCLKDLLTRLPRMTNQDDLAALTRLAGKRLSDAALPAEGRRLSISFRSVKVNPSERSSDAYDFSQSV
- a CDS encoding GIY-YIG nuclease family protein, which gives rise to MLCDSLAAYNGRIVIDWGPGFRAWVQRADSKDKTIVEIRRSISDPPFPGFLDFREHLSRLATVPVAWREALSSVCGIYLLTCPTTGRCYVGSAGGERGFWGRWENYVSSGHGGNRRMKRKSVTDYQVSVLEVSASSVSTEELLTLESRWKEKLLSRKFGLNGN